The proteins below are encoded in one region of Coffea arabica cultivar ET-39 chromosome 4c, Coffea Arabica ET-39 HiFi, whole genome shotgun sequence:
- the LOC113740274 gene encoding protein CDI-like, with protein sequence MSTLVAETNFKNEEVKKSLSPTRAGLDSLPKSLVNGNANKDNADKPPKLKIFIGYDPREDIAYEVCRYSLLKRSSIPVEITPIKQSELRGKGLYWRERGKLESTEFSFSRFLTPHLADYEGWAMFVDCDFLYLGDIKELTDLIDDRFAIMCVQHDYAPKETTKMDGAVQTVYPRKNWSSMVLYNCSHPKNGILTPEVVNTESGAFLHRFQWLEDDEIGEIPFVWNFLVGHNRVVEGDSSTFPKAIHYTLGGPWFEAWKDCEFGDLWLKELEEYKKAKEKKVDS encoded by the coding sequence ATGTCTACATTGGTGGCAGAAACGAATTTCAAGAATGAAGAGGTAAAGAAATCTTTGAGCCCTACTCGGGCTGGACTTGATTCGCTTCCCAAGAGTTTGGTTAACGGCAATGCTAACAAGGACAATGCTGATAAGCCCCCCAAATTGAAGATCTTTATTGGGTATGATCCCCGTGAGGACATCGCTTACGAGGTTTGCCGTTATTCATTGCTGAAAAGATCTTCTATCCCAGTTGAGATTACCCCAATTAAGCAATCTGAATTGAGGGGAAAGGGTCTTTATTGGCGTGAAAGAGGGAAGCTAGAGAGCACTGAATTTTCGTTTTCGCGGTTTTTGACTCCCCATTTAGCTGATTATGAAGGTTGGGCCATGTTTGTTGATTGTGATTTTCTGTATCTTGGTGATATAAAGGAATTAACCGATTTGATTGATGATAGATTTGCTATAATGTGTGTACAACATGATTATGCCCCTAAAGAAACAACTAAAATGGATGGGGCTGTGCAGACGGTTTATCCGAGGAAGAATTGGTCTTCCATGGTTTTGTACAATTGTAGTCACCCTAAAAATGGGATCTTGACTCCTGAGGTGGTGAACACAGAATCAGGGGCATTTTTGCACAGGTTTCAGTGGTTGGAGGATGATGAGATTGGGGAGATTCCGTTCGTGTGGAATTTTCTTGTGGGGCATAACAGGGTTGTTGAGGGCGATTCAAGCACATTCCCTAAGGCAATACATTATACATTAGGAGGCCCATGGTTCGAGGCATGGAAGGATTGTGAGTTTGGAGACTTGTGGTTGAAGGAGCTTGAGGAGTATAAGAAGGCGAAAGAGAAGAAGGTAGATAGCTAA